In the genome of Solibacillus silvestris, one region contains:
- a CDS encoding amino acid transporter codes for MVEKKPFNDADEHFQKHVGTPSSNNMKQMPKPIRIIGYFFFGFMAIAATLIIVLILLDKIH; via the coding sequence TTGGTGGAGAAAAAACCGTTCAATGATGCCGATGAGCATTTTCAAAAGCATGTGGGTACCCCTAGTTCTAATAATATGAAGCAAATGCCTAAACCTATTCGAATAATTGGTTATTTTTTCTTCGGCTTTATGGCAATCGCAGCTACTTTAATAATTGTATTAATTCTTTTGGACAAAATTCACTAG